In bacterium, the genomic window GCCGACGCGGTTCTGGCCCTCGACGGTGGCCGCGCCGATGTGGGGCATAGCGACGACTTTGGGATGCTTGCCGAGCTCCTGACGCGGATTCGGTTCGCCGACCCACACGTCAATCGCCGCGCCGCGTACCTTGCCCGAGTTCAGCGCAGCCAGCAGCGCGTCTTCATCCACCACGCCGCCGCGCGCGCAGTTGACGAGGAACACGCCGTCCTTCATCATGCGGAACTCGTTCTCGCCGATCTCCGGGCCGGCCTTTTTGTCGAAGGGGATGTGCAGGCTGAGGTAGTCGGCCTTTTCGAGGACTTCGGCTTTCGACACGAGCGGGAAGCCCTTAACCTTGACCTGCTCGGGATACTTGTCGTAAGCCATGATCCACATGCCAAGGGCGGCGGCCTTTTCGGCAAGCAGTCTGCCGATGCGGCCCACGCCGATCAGACCCAGCACTTTACCGCCCAGCTCGGTGCCCTTGGAAAAAGCCTTCTTCTCCCACTGGCCGTCTTTCATGGTATGATCGGCGGCGGGAATCTGCCGCGCGAGGGAAAACATCAGACCGAGCGCGAGTTCGGCCACCGACGCGCTGGACGCGGCGGGCGTGTTGCGGACTTCGATGTCCTTCGATTTGGCGTGGGCGACGTCAATGTTGTCCACTCCCACGCCGCCGCGCACGATGAGTTTGAGATTGGTGCCGCCGTCAATGACTTTGGCGGTGACCTTGGTGGCGGAACGCACCACGCACGCGTCGAACTTGGCGATTTCGCGGATGAGCTCTTCTTCGGGATAGAACTGCTCGACGACTTCGTGTCCGAGCTTCCTGAGTTCGGCGACGGCGGTCTTGTCCATGCCGTCGGTGACGAGAATCTTGGCCATGATGCTCCTTTGAGGATGTGGTGATGTTTGAGTGTAGAGAATGCAATGGGGAATTAAAAGGTGTTAAAGGTGAGAGATGATCATTTGTGGGCTAAAAACGTTGTGAGATGTGGAATATTTTTGTCTAAGCTAAAAAAAACCGATGACATGTTGTTAATAACTAACTTAACAATAGTGAGGGGTGTAGTCAGCTCTTGACAATAGTAGGCAGAATTGATTATATTGTAACTCTTTTACATGCTACGCTTTCTGCAACATAAACCCAATATTGGGCGATCAAGTGAACCCTGTATTCTCTTATAATGCATTTAAAGTCTTTCACTTAAAGGCTACCTCTGAGATCGAGGATGTAACAGTCGCAGAAATCGGCCTGTCGAAGTCTTGGGGTGAGACTTTATCAACGTACTTTAAGACACACGTACCTCTTACATTTGTCTTGGAATCCGACTATATTGATAAGGATTGGAGCAGCCTTCTCTCCCTACATTACTCTGCTATGCATGGGCAGTACCGTAGGCACGCTCTTCGCACTCATATATTCAAAGGGCTGGTCCACCCCTATCGTGCGATCTTCGATGCAGCTGCTGTAGATGCAGAGACAAAAGCATACCTGGGCTATTTTACCGTTTATCACACGAGACCACGGTGCATCGGCCGAACACATCTCAGCGCGAGGAAACTTGGATTGGCCCCGGGTGTCATG contains:
- a CDS encoding D-2-hydroxyacid dehydrogenase; this translates as MAKILVTDGMDKTAVAELRKLGHEVVEQFYPEEELIREIAKFDACVVRSATKVTAKVIDGGTNLKLIVRGGVGVDNIDVAHAKSKDIEVRNTPAASSASVAELALGLMFSLARQIPAADHTMKDGQWEKKAFSKGTELGGKVLGLIGVGRIGRLLAEKAAALGMWIMAYDKYPEQVKVKGFPLVSKAEVLEKADYLSLHIPFDKKAGPEIGENEFRMMKDGVFLVNCARGGVVDEDALLAALNSGKVRGAAIDVWVGEPNPRQELGKHPKVVAMPHIGAATVEGQNRVGGEVVEIIKGFFK